One Pectobacterium colocasium DNA segment encodes these proteins:
- the trkA gene encoding Trk system potassium transporter TrkA, with protein MKIIILGAGQVGGTLAENLAGENNDITVVDTDANRLRQLQDKFDLRVVTGYASHPRVLREAGAEDADMLVAVTNSDETNMVACQIAYSLFKTPNRIARIRAAEYIRESEQLFLPEAVPIDHLISPEQLVIDNIYKLIEYPGALQVVNFAEGKVSLAAVNAYYGGPLVGNALTSLREHIPHVDTRVAAIFRHDRPIRPQGSTIIEAGDEVFFVAASQHIRAVMSELQRLEKPYKRIMIVGGGNVGAGLAQRLEKDYSIKLIERNADRAVELAELLQNTVVFHGDASDQELLAEEHIEQIDVFIAITNDDEANIMSAMLAKRMGAKKVMVLIQRRAYVDLVQGSVIDVAISPQQATISALLSHVRKADIVSVSSLRRGVAEAIEAIAHGDEGTSKVVGRMIEDIKLPPGTTIGAIVRGDDVIIANANSKIEQGDHVIMFLADKKFVPDVERLFQPSPFFL; from the coding sequence ATGAAAATTATCATTCTTGGCGCGGGTCAGGTCGGCGGAACACTGGCGGAAAATTTAGCGGGTGAAAACAATGACATCACTGTCGTTGATACTGATGCTAATCGGTTACGCCAGCTTCAGGATAAGTTTGACCTGCGTGTCGTTACGGGCTATGCCTCTCACCCACGAGTGCTGCGTGAAGCAGGGGCAGAAGATGCCGATATGCTGGTCGCCGTTACCAATTCAGATGAAACGAATATGGTAGCATGCCAGATTGCTTATTCTCTTTTTAAAACCCCAAACCGGATTGCACGCATTCGTGCCGCTGAATACATTCGTGAATCAGAACAGCTGTTTTTGCCCGAAGCGGTTCCCATCGATCACCTGATCTCGCCAGAGCAACTGGTGATCGATAACATCTACAAACTGATCGAATATCCCGGAGCACTTCAGGTCGTCAACTTCGCTGAAGGCAAAGTGAGTCTTGCAGCGGTTAATGCTTATTATGGCGGCCCATTGGTTGGTAATGCCCTCACCTCTCTCCGTGAACACATTCCTCATGTAGACACTCGCGTTGCGGCTATTTTCCGTCACGATCGTCCAATTCGCCCACAGGGTTCCACTATCATCGAAGCCGGTGACGAAGTGTTTTTTGTCGCTGCTTCCCAACATATTCGCGCAGTGATGAGCGAATTACAGCGCCTTGAGAAACCGTATAAAAGGATCATGATCGTTGGCGGAGGTAACGTCGGTGCTGGATTAGCTCAACGGTTAGAAAAAGACTACAGCATCAAGTTGATAGAACGTAATGCAGATCGTGCAGTTGAGTTGGCTGAACTTCTGCAAAATACGGTGGTATTTCACGGCGATGCTTCAGACCAGGAGCTCCTTGCCGAAGAACATATTGAGCAAATTGATGTATTCATCGCCATTACCAATGATGACGAAGCGAATATTATGTCAGCGATGCTGGCCAAACGTATGGGGGCGAAAAAAGTCATGGTGCTCATCCAGCGCCGGGCTTATGTCGATCTGGTCCAGGGTAGCGTCATTGATGTCGCTATCTCCCCACAGCAGGCAACCATTTCTGCGCTACTCAGCCATGTCCGTAAGGCAGATATCGTTAGCGTATCCTCCTTGCGCCGTGGTGTGGCTGAAGCAATTGAGGCCATCGCCCACGGTGATGAGGGCACATCGAAAGTTGTTGGAAGAATGATCGAAGATATTAAGCTTCCACCGGGTACCACTATCGGCGCAATTGTTCGTGGTGATGACGTCATTATTGCCAATGCAAATAGCAAAATAGAGCAAGGCGATCATGTCATTATGTTCTTAGCGGACAAAAAATTTGTACCTGATGTTGAACGACTATTTCAACCAAGTCCCTTCTTTTTGTAA
- the mscL gene encoding large-conductance mechanosensitive channel protein MscL produces the protein MSIIKEFREFAMRGNVVDLAVGVIIGAAFGKIVSSLVSDIIMPPLGLLIGGVDFKQFSLILRDAQGDIPAVVMNYGAFIQNIFDFVIVAFAIFMAIKLMNKLRRKQEDAPAAPPKPSAEENLLAEIRDLLKEQQPKQ, from the coding sequence ATGAGCATCATCAAAGAATTCAGAGAGTTTGCCATGCGTGGCAACGTTGTCGATTTGGCGGTGGGTGTCATTATTGGTGCTGCTTTCGGCAAAATTGTCTCTTCGTTGGTATCAGATATTATTATGCCGCCACTTGGACTTTTGATTGGCGGGGTTGATTTTAAACAATTCAGCCTAATCCTTCGTGATGCCCAAGGCGACATTCCTGCCGTTGTCATGAACTATGGCGCTTTCATTCAAAATATCTTCGATTTTGTCATCGTCGCTTTCGCAATCTTTATGGCAATCAAACTCATGAACAAGCTACGCCGTAAGCAGGAAGATGCGCCAGCTGCACCGCCTAAGCCTAGTGCTGAAGAGAATCTGTTAGCTGAAATTCGCGACTTACTGAAAGAACAACAACCTAAACAATAA
- a CDS encoding alternative ribosome-rescue factor A, which yields MTTYRHKRGKIQDNAIEALLHDPLFRQRIEVNEKGKGSYRRKEKHVKKGSWEASGKQSSDYLPLAFLLSV from the coding sequence ATGACCACATATCGTCATAAGCGTGGGAAAATCCAGGACAACGCCATTGAGGCACTGTTACATGACCCACTGTTTCGCCAACGTATTGAAGTAAATGAAAAAGGGAAAGGAAGTTATCGTAGAAAAGAAAAACATGTGAAGAAAGGTAGTTGGGAGGCCAGTGGTAAGCAATCAAGCGATTATTTACCTCTGGCCTTCCTGCTTTCTGTGTAA